A window of the Methanoculleus horonobensis genome harbors these coding sequences:
- a CDS encoding methyltransferase domain-containing protein produces MSGRSYVHGYTAREAERLSDQAETLAGLLHGDTRYPAGSRVLEAGCGTGAQTVILARNCPEARITSVDISEASLGEAKMRVQDAGIENVTFETGDIFDLRYEPGSFDHIFLCFVLEHLEEPRRALERLRPLLRERGTITVIEGDHGSAYFHPDSAHARRTIGCLVTLQREMGGNALIGRELYPLATGAGYRDVHVSPRMVYADGSRPDLIRGFTRLTFTAMVEGVGDNAVSRGMMSREDWARGIADLYRAAGPDGVFCYTFFKATGRK; encoded by the coding sequence ATGAGCGGCAGAAGTTATGTCCACGGGTATACGGCGCGGGAAGCGGAGCGGTTGAGCGATCAGGCAGAGACCCTTGCCGGGCTCCTCCACGGCGACACCCGGTACCCGGCAGGCTCACGGGTGCTCGAGGCCGGGTGCGGCACCGGCGCCCAGACGGTGATCCTGGCGCGGAACTGTCCGGAGGCGCGGATCACGTCGGTCGATATCTCCGAAGCCTCGCTTGGGGAGGCAAAAATGCGTGTCCAGGACGCGGGGATAGAGAACGTCACCTTCGAGACCGGGGACATCTTCGACCTCCGGTACGAGCCGGGGAGCTTCGACCATATCTTCCTCTGTTTTGTTCTCGAACACCTGGAGGAGCCCCGCCGTGCGCTCGAGCGCCTCCGCCCGCTGCTCCGCGAGCGCGGCACGATCACCGTGATCGAGGGGGATCACGGCTCGGCGTACTTCCACCCGGACAGCGCCCACGCCCGCCGGACGATCGGGTGCCTCGTCACCCTCCAGCGGGAGATGGGCGGCAACGCCCTGATCGGGCGGGAACTCTACCCGCTCGCCACCGGCGCAGGCTACCGCGACGTCCATGTCTCGCCGCGGATGGTCTACGCGGACGGGTCCCGGCCTGACCTTATCCGCGGGTTCACGCGGCTGACATTCACCGCCATGGTCGAGGGCGTGGGGGACAACGCGGTGAGCCGGGGGATGATGAGCCGGGAGGACTGGGCTCGGGGGATAGCCGACCTCTACCGTGCTGCGGGGCCGGACGGGGTCTTCTGCTATACGTTTTTTAAAGCGACGGGAAGAAAGTAA
- a CDS encoding histidine kinase N-terminal 7TM domain-containing protein produces MSDLITVLFPILVGVCAVSAFATYGLGMYVFAKNPSSTVNRLFLAVALSATYWALGEYFLWQSADYDGYHFWLRASALWTFTIVLAVHFTLAFTGHPLTRRDKRGILLIGLYLPAVLLALIGIFTDQIFTVIFQPGMGYVYLPAPESAVSLAARAYIALAILLATYIGISSWRGAPRGRIRRQNRLVGIGIATIVGFGSLSGLILPALGIYTVNLVFIGIVLFCLLIAYAMHRYGLFTLSPETAVPEIIRTMPDGLLLTDIEGRIITTNASAAEIFGVAEADLPGQPVGRFVPEEMYASIRAAILEQGRVSDIEATPNGRKESVVSIAGTLVRNPEGDPAGFVMILRDITGRKAAETALRTANQKLSLLSRVTCHDIGNDITALAWYLNLLQEDRTHPEADTYLSHSIETVETIKKHLEFSREYQMLGVYQPVWQPLETMIAGAVTGIRHPGVEISTRVAPVEVYADPLSPRVAYNLIENALRHGGGVTRILVTAGEQSDGTLTVAFEDDGAGIPDDEKERIFRYGFGKNTGFGLAFSRDILSVTEIGIRETGTAGRGARFELLVPPRAWRPAEEADT; encoded by the coding sequence ATGTCGGATCTCATCACGGTTCTTTTTCCCATCCTGGTCGGTGTCTGCGCCGTCTCGGCGTTCGCTACCTACGGTCTCGGGATGTACGTTTTTGCAAAAAACCCTTCTTCGACGGTCAACCGCCTCTTCCTCGCAGTAGCGCTCAGTGCGACCTACTGGGCCCTCGGCGAGTACTTCCTCTGGCAATCTGCCGACTATGACGGCTACCACTTCTGGCTGCGGGCCAGCGCCCTGTGGACGTTTACCATTGTGCTTGCCGTCCATTTCACGCTTGCCTTCACCGGCCACCCGCTCACCCGAAGGGATAAACGTGGAATCCTCCTCATCGGCCTTTACCTGCCCGCCGTTCTCCTTGCACTGATCGGCATCTTCACCGACCAGATCTTTACGGTGATCTTCCAGCCCGGGATGGGGTATGTCTACCTGCCGGCGCCGGAAAGCGCCGTCTCCCTGGCCGCGAGGGCCTATATTGCCCTAGCAATACTTCTAGCGACATACATCGGCATCTCGTCCTGGCGGGGAGCGCCCCGGGGGAGGATACGACGCCAGAACCGGCTTGTCGGCATCGGTATCGCAACCATTGTCGGCTTCGGCTCACTCTCCGGGCTGATCCTTCCGGCTCTCGGGATCTATACCGTCAACCTCGTCTTCATCGGGATTGTCCTGTTCTGCCTTCTCATCGCCTATGCCATGCACCGGTACGGGTTGTTCACCCTGAGTCCCGAGACGGCTGTCCCGGAGATCATCCGGACGATGCCCGATGGCCTGCTCCTTACCGATATCGAGGGCAGGATCATCACGACGAACGCATCGGCCGCGGAGATCTTCGGCGTGGCCGAGGCCGATCTTCCCGGCCAGCCGGTTGGGCGGTTCGTCCCCGAGGAGATGTATGCCTCGATCCGGGCCGCCATCCTCGAACAGGGACGGGTATCGGATATCGAGGCAACACCCAACGGCAGGAAGGAGAGCGTCGTCAGCATCGCCGGAACGCTCGTCAGGAATCCGGAAGGGGATCCTGCAGGGTTCGTCATGATCCTCAGGGACATCACCGGCCGAAAAGCAGCGGAGACCGCTCTCCGGACGGCCAACCAGAAGTTATCCCTCCTCTCCCGGGTGACCTGCCACGATATCGGCAACGACATCACCGCCCTTGCCTGGTACCTCAACCTCCTCCAGGAAGACCGGACGCATCCCGAGGCCGACACGTATCTCTCCCACTCGATCGAGACCGTGGAGACGATCAAAAAGCACCTCGAGTTCTCCCGTGAATACCAGATGCTCGGCGTATACCAGCCGGTCTGGCAGCCGCTTGAGACGATGATTGCCGGGGCCGTCACCGGCATCCGCCACCCGGGAGTCGAGATCTCCACCCGTGTCGCCCCGGTGGAGGTTTATGCCGACCCGCTCTCGCCCAGAGTCGCGTACAACCTGATCGAGAACGCCCTCCGGCACGGGGGAGGAGTCACCCGGATTCTGGTGACGGCCGGCGAGCAGAGCGACGGGACGCTCACCGTGGCGTTCGAGGACGACGGGGCAGGAATCCCGGACGACGAGAAGGAGAGGATCTTCCGCTACGGGTTTGGGAAGAACACCGGTTTCGGGCTGGCGTTCTCCCGGGACATCCTCTCCGTAACCGAGATCGGGATCCGCGAGACCGGCACGGCTGGCAGGGGGGCCAGATTCGAACTCCTCGTCCCTCCCCGGGCATGGAGGCCGGCCGAGGAGGCGGATACATGA
- the rsgA gene encoding ribosome small subunit-dependent GTPase A has product MSQPSFRCGEEHPYTLNDLGWTEEHERAFSKYTGPYLPGRVACRQKTVWDVLIDGGSVTAGISGALRRLGRFPAVGDFVVLLDQPEAGTTVIVDILPQKTRFARGAPGREGGDQVIAANIDTVFIVTAAGHDLNARRTERYLAIAHASGASPVIVINKSDLADDPAALADELAAASPGIPVIPVSAASGEGLDRLGPYLLPRRTIALIGSSGVGKSTLINRLMGRPVQETSHTRDYDDRGRHTTTVRQLFVLEGGALMIDNPGLREVGIGTASAGIAETFPEILELAEGCRFSDCRHEGEPGCAVQAAVAAGALPAARLESFQRLMRELAFEEEKAEIGLVRLEKKRWKAIGKCARDIGKMKGK; this is encoded by the coding sequence ATGAGCCAACCCTCGTTCCGGTGCGGAGAAGAGCACCCCTACACCCTCAACGACCTCGGCTGGACGGAAGAGCACGAAAGAGCCTTCTCGAAGTACACCGGGCCATACCTTCCCGGTCGCGTGGCCTGCCGGCAGAAGACGGTGTGGGACGTGCTCATCGACGGCGGTTCGGTCACGGCCGGGATCTCCGGGGCGCTACGGAGGCTCGGCCGGTTCCCGGCGGTGGGGGACTTCGTCGTGCTCCTCGACCAGCCGGAGGCCGGAACCACGGTGATCGTCGATATCCTCCCGCAGAAGACCCGGTTTGCCCGGGGGGCACCGGGACGCGAAGGCGGCGATCAGGTCATCGCGGCGAACATCGACACGGTCTTCATCGTCACGGCCGCCGGCCACGACCTCAACGCCCGCAGAACTGAACGTTATCTCGCGATCGCCCATGCATCCGGCGCCAGCCCGGTCATCGTCATCAACAAGTCCGACCTCGCGGACGACCCCGCAGCGCTCGCCGACGAACTCGCCGCGGCCTCTCCCGGCATACCGGTCATCCCCGTCAGTGCCGCGAGCGGGGAGGGCCTCGACCGGCTCGGCCCCTACCTCCTGCCGCGAAGAACAATCGCCCTCATCGGCTCATCAGGCGTCGGCAAGTCCACCCTGATCAACCGGCTCATGGGCCGCCCGGTGCAGGAGACCTCGCACACCCGGGACTACGACGACAGAGGGCGGCACACCACGACCGTCCGCCAGCTCTTCGTTCTTGAGGGCGGGGCGCTCATGATCGACAACCCCGGGCTGCGGGAGGTCGGCATCGGCACGGCATCCGCCGGCATCGCCGAGACGTTCCCCGAGATCCTCGAACTCGCGGAGGGCTGCAGGTTCTCGGACTGCCGGCACGAGGGGGAGCCGGGCTGTGCGGTCCAGGCGGCCGTCGCGGCCGGAGCCCTTCCCGCAGCACGGCTGGAGAGTTTCCAGCGGCTCATGCGCGAACTTGCTTTCGAAGAGGAGAAAGCGGAGATAGGGCTTGTCAGGCTCGAGAAGAAGCGCTGGAAGGCGATCGGGAAGTGCGCACGGGATATCGGGAAGATGAAGGGGAAGTAG
- a CDS encoding DUF998 domain-containing protein — protein MRRTNNSQMIAGVLLFLLPVQFMIALMAGAAMAPGYSININAISDLGVTGATAWLFNSSLFLAGLLNVIGGYFLYRSYGRGWILPVFVLTGAGAMGAAVFTLDIPGIHGLFALAAFVFFNVEAIACASLVRGPLKAISIIAGIVGLVFLVTHAASDFGIMSLYGPIGHGGSERMIVYPALLWLAGFGGYLMVPFGAKR, from the coding sequence ATGCGCCGAACAAACAACAGTCAGATGATTGCAGGGGTGCTGCTCTTCCTGCTCCCGGTCCAGTTCATGATCGCCCTCATGGCCGGCGCGGCCATGGCGCCGGGCTATAGCATCAATATAAATGCAATCAGCGATCTCGGCGTGACCGGCGCGACGGCATGGCTCTTCAACTCCTCCCTCTTCCTTGCAGGCCTCCTGAACGTCATCGGCGGCTACTTCCTCTACCGCTCCTATGGCAGAGGCTGGATCCTGCCCGTCTTCGTCCTCACGGGTGCCGGGGCGATGGGCGCCGCGGTCTTCACGCTGGATATTCCCGGCATCCACGGCCTCTTTGCACTCGCGGCCTTCGTATTCTTCAACGTCGAGGCGATCGCCTGTGCCTCGCTGGTCCGGGGACCCTTAAAGGCGATCTCGATCATCGCCGGCATTGTCGGCCTCGTCTTCCTCGTGACGCATGCCGCGAGCGACTTCGGCATCATGAGCCTCTATGGCCCTATCGGCCATGGGGGGTCGGAGAGGATGATCGTCTACCCCGCGCTCCTCTGGCTCGCGGGATTCGGGGGATACCTCATGGTGCCGTTTGGGGCGAAGCGGTAA